In a single window of the Candidatus Neomarinimicrobiota bacterium genome:
- the murB gene encoding UDP-N-acetylmuramate dehydrogenase, with the protein MPEKETGKQLKELEGKLKGTILWNEPMSKHTSYGIGGSARGFFYPVDENDLKSILKAAWQQNIKIYIIGSGSNLLVSDTGFDGIVISLSKHFRSMTVKETHVFAQSGTMMGHFVKECLRENLTGVESLIGVPGTLGGAVRMNAGAYGHEISNFLKSLSVMTLSGEQRDYERHEVEFSYRSSSLSDDQVILAATFEMEKGEPEKIRSLKAKASQSRKATQPLRFRSAGSVFKNPPNAKPAGYLIERAGLKGTKRGAAEISPKHGNFFLNHGGSTAEDIAWLIRLARKTVQKKLGVDLELEIKTLGFSPDYFDA; encoded by the coding sequence ATGCCAGAGAAAGAGACCGGGAAGCAACTGAAAGAACTGGAGGGGAAGTTGAAAGGGACAATCCTCTGGAATGAACCCATGTCAAAGCATACTTCATATGGAATTGGAGGTTCCGCACGTGGCTTTTTCTACCCCGTGGACGAAAACGACCTGAAATCGATTCTCAAAGCAGCCTGGCAACAGAATATCAAGATATATATCATAGGATCCGGGTCAAATCTCCTCGTGAGCGACACCGGCTTCGACGGAATCGTTATCAGCCTGTCGAAGCATTTCAGGTCCATGACCGTGAAGGAGACCCATGTATTCGCTCAGAGTGGCACCATGATGGGACATTTTGTGAAGGAATGTCTGAGAGAAAATCTGACCGGAGTCGAAAGTCTCATAGGTGTACCGGGTACCCTGGGCGGCGCCGTCCGAATGAATGCCGGTGCGTATGGGCATGAAATATCAAATTTCTTGAAAAGTCTTTCAGTAATGACACTGTCCGGAGAACAGCGGGACTATGAGAGGCATGAGGTGGAATTCAGCTACAGGTCTTCCTCCCTCTCCGACGATCAAGTTATTCTCGCTGCCACGTTCGAAATGGAAAAGGGGGAGCCTGAAAAGATTCGATCGCTCAAAGCCAAGGCGAGTCAGAGTCGCAAGGCTACGCAGCCACTCCGCTTTCGTTCGGCTGGCAGCGTGTTCAAGAATCCCCCCAATGCAAAACCAGCTGGATACCTCATCGAGCGGGCGGGATTAAAGGGGACAAAACGCGGGGCCGCGGAGATCTCTCCAAAACACGGGAACTTCTTTCTCAATCACGGGGGCTCCACCGCGGAGGACATTGCCTGGCTTATTCGTCTCGCGAGGAAAACCGTCCAGAAAAAACTTGGGGTAGACCTGGAACTCGAGATTAAGACTCTTGGCTTTTCCCCGGACTATTTCGATGCATAA